In Gossypium hirsutum isolate 1008001.06 chromosome D06, Gossypium_hirsutum_v2.1, whole genome shotgun sequence, one genomic interval encodes:
- the LOC107901719 gene encoding uncharacterized protein → METLIFKTPFKFKISNTRISPSIFPSRERIGFRHFSRTKCFQIPGSLNVSSAKAFLSAEPSSYGGWDDFEPGTWSSNSGESIRLRDFLVSIRIDDKKHVFMFLSGLVCALVISRVRVSAIILILASILVFGVGFSFGFVKGGSFNDLSSNKRRSKEESSRVYSEKLRSLVDFFYGFDIKINNLKNNIQRAIDSNRINVADLENYANLVESMRLSASNAKNIVEASMDNVGNSYRENKKPSSRKKEAGEARFELLHFLGALFGEKQVASKPNKVTDTSQSESVDTDLNNKTLGDVSLPAVEDMVFNSPNNIKWVSNQGFARDSLNKSDLNRERDRKIDVDLENEKIMSDLLGGSATRFVNSEEYNYESKRLQYMNTHDISFSSSHADKRKRWKSDDNLLHSMDFSVRLEHMETEALFIHEQLHHESSRSYRFSNNQEKIENEAYGKRQHYEHDSDLADRLTTAENEVISPSSSKVVDDMVFNKYLTEASGLLKEAKECMKGRHDEERVEVILNTSASLLLQAISMKPMSLLAVGQLGNTYLLHGELKLHVSRELRTLLTKNDPITHERPQGRVVNRLDQFSCRDKIISLLVSACEECEDLLVRAGQKYQLALSIDGDDVRSLYNWGLALSFRAQLIADIGPEAAYDADKLFLAAIDKFDVMMTRGNVHAPDAFFRLGAILQQRSRLRPGNDKEKMKLLLQAKSLYEDALHIDSKNLQVRDALSSCISELRYRYF, encoded by the exons ATGGAAACCTTAATTTTTAAAACCCCATTCAAATTCAAAATCTCAAACACTCGAATTTCACCTTCCATTTTCCCTTCACGAGAAAGGATAGGGTTTCGTCACTTCTCCCGTACAAAATGCTTCCAAATCCCTGGAAGCCTCAATGTCTCTTCCGCCAAGGCTTTTTTATCAGCTGAACCCTCGAGTTATGGCGGGTGGGACGATTTTGAACCCGGTACTTGGTCTTCTAACTCTGGTGAGTCGATTCGGTTGCGTGATTTCCTTGTTTCTATCAGAATCGATGATAAGAAGcatgtatttatgtttttgtcGGGGCTTGTTTGTGCCTTGGTGATTTCTAGGGTTAGAGTTTCTGCAATTATATTAATTTTGGCTTCTATTTTGGTTTTCGGTGTTGGGTTTTCATTTGGGTTTGTTAAAGGAGGGAGTTTCAATGATCTAAGTTCAAATAAAAGGAGGTCAAAGGAGGAATCTTCGAGAGTTTATAGCGAGAAACTGAGGAGTTTAGTGGATTTTTTTTATGGGtttgatattaaaattaataatttgaagaaTAATATACAAAGAGCTATTGATTCTAACAGGATTAATGTAGCTGATTTGGAGAATTATGCTAATTTAGTGGAATCAATGAGGTTATCAGCTTCAAATGCTAAAAATATTGTTGAAGCTTCTATGGATAACGTTGGGAACTCTTATAGAGAGAATAAAAAACCATCAAGTAGAAAAAAGGAGGCTGGAGAAGCTAGGTTTGAGTTGTTACACTTTCTTGGGGCTTTGTTTGGTGAAAAACAGGTGGCTTCGAAGCCTAATAAAGTAACAGATACTAGTCAGTCAGAGAGTGTGGATACTGATTTAAACAATAAAACTCTTGGAGATGTTTCATTGCCCGCTGTTGAAGATATGGTTTTTAATTCACCTAATAACATCAAATGGGTTTCAAATCAAGGCTTTGCTCGAGATTCTTTAAATAAATCTGATTTGAATCGAGAAAGAGATAGGAAAATAGATGTTGATTTGGAGAATGAGAAAATAATGTCTGATCTTCTAGGTGGAAGTGCTACAAGATTTGTCAATAGTGAAGAATATAATTACGAGAGCAAAAGATTGCAGTATATGAACACTCATGACATTTCTTTCAGCTCAAGTCATGCGGATAAGAGGAAAAGATGGAAATCGGATGATAATCTACTTCATTCCATGGATTTCAGTGTCAGATTGGAACATATGGAAACTGAAGCTTTGTTTATACATGAGCAGCTGCATCATGAATCTAGTAGATCTTACAGGTTTTCTAACAACCAAGAGAAGATTGAAAATGAGGCATATGGAAAGAGGCAGCACTATGAACATGATTCTGACCTAGCTGATCGCCTAACTACAGCTGAGAATGAGGTCATTTCACCATCATCATCAAAGGTTGTTGATGATATGGTCTTCAACAAGTATCTTACAGAAGCTAGTGGTCTTCTTAAAGAAGCCAAAGAGTGTATGAAGGGAAGACATGATGAAGAGCGTGTAGAAGTCATCTTGAATACGTCTGCCTCATTACTCTTACAAGCCATCTCAATGAAGCCCATGAGCCTATTGGCTGTAGGCCAGTTAGGCAATACATATCTTCTTCACGGAGAATTGAAACTACATGTCAGTCGTGAGTTGAGGACTCTTCTTACTAAAAATGATCCCATAACTCATGAGAGGCCGCAAGGAAGAGTAGTTAACAGACTAGATCAATTTTCATGCAGAGATAAAATTATTTCCCTCTTAGTTAGTGCTTGTGAGGAGTGTGAAGATCTCCTTGTGAGAGCTGGGCAAAAATATCAGCTGGCATTATcaattgatggagatgatgtgAGATCCCTATATAATTGGGGTCTTGCTCTGTCTTTTCGTGCACAGTTGATTGCAGATATAGGACCA GAGGCTGCGTATGATGCTGACAAACTATTCTTGGCTGCAATCGATAAATTTGATGTCATGATGACTAGAGGCAATGTTCATGCACCTGATG CCTTCTTTAGATTGGGAGCCATCTTGCAGCAAAGATCTCGCTTAAGGCCTGGTAACGATAAAGAGAAGATGAAGTTGCTACTTCAGGCAAAGAGCTTATATGAAGATGCACTTCATATCGACTCGAAAAATCTACAAGTAAGAGATGCCTTGTCATCATGTATATCCGAGCTGAGGTATAGGTATTTTTAG